In the genome of Anaerolineae bacterium, one region contains:
- a CDS encoding ATP/GTP-binding protein, whose amino-acid sequence MQAVKIVVTGPFNSGKTQFIRTISEIEVVSTERKITDELRAVKEQTTVAMDFGRITIDEDLVLYLFGTPGQRRFDFMWDILSEGMLGFVVMVDSTSPQTFREARYILDVFRRYAKTPYVVAANKQDLPDAWSPEDIRIALRLNSNVKVIPCVATEKESVKRVLLELLYLVLEVLEG is encoded by the coding sequence ATGCAGGCTGTAAAAATTGTAGTGACTGGCCCTTTTAATTCGGGAAAAACCCAGTTCATCCGCACTATCAGCGAAATAGAAGTCGTCTCCACTGAGAGAAAGATCACAGATGAACTGCGAGCTGTAAAAGAGCAGACTACCGTAGCAATGGATTTTGGCCGAATCACAATAGATGAAGACCTCGTCCTTTACCTGTTCGGGACTCCCGGGCAGAGGCGCTTTGATTTCATGTGGGATATCCTTTCCGAGGGTATGCTGGGGTTTGTAGTGATGGTAGATAGCACAAGCCCTCAAACCTTCCGGGAGGCCCGCTACATCCTCGATGTGTTCCGTCGCTACGCAAAAACTCCCTACGTAGTAGCAGCCAATAAACAAGACCTTCCGGATGCCTGGTCCCCCGAGGATATCCGGATAGCTCTCCGCCTCAATAGCAATGTCAAAGTTATACCTTGTGTTGCCACCGAGAAAGAAAGCGTGAAAAGGGTTCTCTTAGAACTTCTTTACCTTGTCCTGGAAGTATTGGAGGGTTAA
- a CDS encoding alpha/beta hydrolase produces the protein MPSVVTEQGVVHYEVLGRGEPVIFLHGWLGSWGYWLEAMRGLSSSYRVYALDFWGFGESDRRRESFRVEDFIFLVLDFMDKLGIQVASLVGHSMGGTVALSIALRRPDKVKKVGVVGSPIEGKSLSFLLKMAAVPQIAFVAWNNPWFFRSILRALAPRTTRPWQEWYEMLLKDLSRTTLASFFQSINSLYHTDLKPYIAGVKSAVFGIYGLRDNIVKPSQAKLVEKIPGAKVYVSPSWGHFPMLDDPPAFNRLLLTNLRGGKNGEK, from the coding sequence TTGCCTTCAGTAGTGACGGAGCAGGGAGTGGTTCATTATGAGGTTCTGGGGCGAGGGGAGCCAGTTATTTTCCTTCACGGCTGGCTTGGCTCTTGGGGCTACTGGCTTGAAGCCATGAGGGGGCTTTCTTCAAGTTACAGGGTTTACGCCCTGGATTTCTGGGGCTTTGGAGAATCAGACCGGAGAAGGGAAAGCTTCCGGGTTGAAGATTTTATCTTCCTGGTCTTGGATTTCATGGACAAACTTGGAATCCAGGTAGCTTCTCTCGTGGGCCATTCTATGGGAGGAACCGTGGCTCTGAGCATAGCCCTCCGCAGGCCTGATAAAGTAAAAAAAGTGGGGGTGGTGGGTTCACCCATTGAAGGCAAATCCCTGAGTTTTCTTCTGAAAATGGCTGCTGTTCCCCAAATCGCCTTTGTGGCCTGGAATAACCCCTGGTTCTTCCGCAGCATTCTCAGGGCTTTGGCCCCCAGAACAACCCGTCCATGGCAGGAATGGTACGAAATGCTATTGAAAGACCTCTCCCGAACTACTCTAGCCTCTTTCTTTCAGAGCATAAACTCCCTCTACCATACCGACCTCAAACCCTACATTGCCGGGGTTAAATCCGCTGTGTTTGGGATCTATGGTCTCAGGGATAACATAGTAAAACCGAGCCAGGCAAAACTTGTGGAGAAAATACCCGGAGCAAAAGTCTACGTTTCACCTTCTTGGGGCCACTTTCCCATGCTGGATGACCCGCCGGCTTTCAACCGGCTTCTCCTGACAAACCTGAGAGGAGGGAAAAATGGAGAAAAATAG
- a CDS encoding 4-vinyl reductase produces the protein MEKNRESSPQYYYPNKMARAYLMGLEEALGRAGVNAVLTEAGLSYLVDKLPPNNLNKEFSFEAFAAIQEALERLYGVRSGRILAHKAGSATFKYGIKEFGAVLGMADLALRVLPLNVKMRVGLNAFAETFNRFSDQIVRLEEDEHYFIWINERCPVCWGRHTDSPCCHAAVGILEEGLRWGSGGKDFEVVEINCIAVGDEACRFRISKTPKE, from the coding sequence ATGGAGAAAAATAGAGAAAGCTCCCCCCAGTATTACTATCCCAACAAAATGGCAAGAGCTTACCTTATGGGGCTGGAAGAAGCCCTTGGAAGGGCTGGGGTTAACGCCGTTCTTACTGAAGCAGGTTTATCATATCTTGTGGATAAGCTTCCTCCCAATAACCTTAACAAAGAGTTCAGCTTTGAGGCTTTCGCTGCCATTCAGGAGGCCCTCGAAAGGCTCTACGGCGTGAGAAGCGGCCGTATCTTGGCCCATAAAGCTGGTAGCGCCACTTTTAAGTATGGCATTAAAGAGTTCGGAGCTGTCTTGGGAATGGCTGACCTGGCCCTGAGAGTTCTGCCGTTAAACGTCAAAATGAGGGTGGGTCTCAACGCTTTCGCTGAAACCTTCAATCGCTTCAGCGATCAGATTGTTCGGCTTGAGGAAGATGAGCACTATTTTATCTGGATAAACGAACGGTGTCCCGTATGCTGGGGGCGTCACACTGATTCTCCCTGTTGCCATGCAGCTGTTGGAATCCTGGAAGAAGGGCTGCGTTGGGGGAGTGGAGGTAAAGATTTTGAAGTGGTAGAAATAAACTGCATTGCCGTCGGTGATGAGGCTTGCCGTTTCAG